The following are encoded in a window of Bradyrhizobium guangdongense genomic DNA:
- a CDS encoding MBL fold metallo-hydrolase, translating to MTEQNETQAKAGAIIVPVTLFEQNCTIIWDEPSKKAVVIDPGGDVPKILEAIKQTGVTVEKIWLTHGHIDHVGGAADLRDALKVPIEGPHLADKFLLDAVVESGARFGMTGLRNFAPDRWLEEGDSVSIGGLTFDILHCPGHSPGSVVFFNGDLRFAHVGDVLFAGSVGRTDLPGGSHATLINSIKTKLLPLGDDVGFICGHGAGSSIGQERMTNPFITGEM from the coding sequence ATGACCGAGCAAAATGAAACTCAAGCCAAGGCCGGCGCGATCATCGTCCCGGTGACGCTGTTCGAGCAGAACTGCACCATCATCTGGGACGAGCCTTCGAAGAAGGCCGTGGTGATCGATCCCGGCGGGGACGTGCCGAAAATCCTGGAGGCCATCAAGCAGACCGGCGTCACCGTGGAGAAGATCTGGCTGACCCACGGCCACATCGACCACGTCGGTGGCGCGGCCGATCTGCGCGACGCGCTGAAGGTGCCGATCGAGGGCCCGCACCTCGCCGACAAATTCCTGCTCGACGCCGTCGTGGAGAGCGGCGCGCGCTTCGGCATGACGGGGTTGCGCAATTTCGCGCCCGACCGCTGGCTCGAGGAAGGCGACAGCGTGTCGATCGGCGGATTGACCTTCGACATCCTGCATTGCCCCGGTCACTCGCCGGGCAGCGTGGTGTTCTTCAACGGCGATTTGCGCTTTGCCCATGTCGGCGACGTGCTGTTCGCGGGCTCGGTCGGGCGCACCGACCTGCCCGGCGGCAGTCACGCCACGCTGATCAACTCGATCAAGACCAAGCTGCTGCCGCTCGGCGACGATGTCGGCTTCATCTGCGGCCACGGCGCCGGCTCGAGCATCGGCCAGGAGCGGATGACCAACCCGTTCATCACCGGCGAGATGTGA
- a CDS encoding putative bifunctional diguanylate cyclase/phosphodiesterase gives MNDNAYNGANEAELGFLKEIVRMLPAGLTVQDAQGTLLLVNDVAASQLGMDGSRPSPDLAPRREACQQALRSGQPVTSEEALHHGAVRRVLLTTHRPISFAGRELLISASSDITEQKNFEDQLFRSAYFDELTGLPSRRVIEHRANSLLARGEANDRFALAFLDVDNFKHINDYYGHAVGDALLVELAKRLGRDLRDSDMLSRISGDEFLLLLSPVQSQEEVAEFMQSMLERLTAPFFIDNSEVFASTSVGISLYPDHGRSFETLRQNADIAMYRIKNDGKGSAAFFNSSMEREALARMKIEQSLRLAILEKRFCCAFQSKVDIRTQAVKGIEALVRLRDDEGVIQAPGSFIDLASELGLIDELTHLVLAEIVKSIDPINDTFGADATISINVAAKQAGNPEFMRSFAQALQDTGFPQRFMIEVTEDAFVAKNHFQAEILPMFRKLGVGISIDDFGIGYSSLSALADITADEIKIDRSFITDIHKRPRSQGILRAIESLSEALGMTVIAEGLESFEELAYLQAATKIRYAQGYYFARPIFLEELKLATPASSESRGSVSARPMQQNRQGYSRASGYRR, from the coding sequence ATGAACGACAACGCATATAACGGCGCGAACGAAGCCGAACTCGGATTTCTCAAGGAAATCGTTAGAATGCTTCCTGCCGGCCTGACCGTGCAGGACGCGCAGGGCACGCTTCTGCTGGTTAACGATGTCGCGGCGTCGCAGCTCGGCATGGACGGCAGCCGTCCCTCGCCCGATCTCGCGCCGCGTCGCGAGGCCTGCCAGCAGGCCCTCAGATCCGGCCAACCCGTCACCTCCGAGGAAGCGCTCCACCACGGAGCCGTACGCCGCGTGCTGCTGACCACCCATCGCCCTATCAGCTTCGCCGGACGCGAGCTGTTGATCTCGGCCTCCTCCGACATCACCGAACAGAAGAATTTTGAGGACCAGCTGTTCCGCTCGGCCTATTTCGACGAGCTGACCGGCCTGCCCTCGCGGCGCGTGATCGAGCATCGCGCCAACAGCCTCTTGGCGCGCGGCGAGGCTAACGATCGTTTCGCGCTGGCCTTTCTCGACGTCGACAATTTCAAGCACATCAACGACTATTACGGCCACGCCGTCGGCGATGCGCTGCTGGTGGAACTGGCCAAGCGGCTCGGTCGCGACTTGCGCGACTCCGACATGCTGTCGCGAATCTCAGGCGACGAGTTCCTGCTGCTGCTGTCGCCGGTCCAGAGCCAGGAGGAAGTCGCCGAATTCATGCAGTCGATGCTGGAGCGCCTCACGGCGCCGTTCTTCATCGACAATTCGGAGGTGTTCGCCTCGACCTCGGTCGGCATCAGCCTCTATCCCGATCACGGCCGCAGCTTCGAGACGCTGCGTCAAAACGCCGACATCGCGATGTACCGGATCAAGAACGACGGCAAGGGCTCGGCGGCGTTCTTCAATTCCAGCATGGAGCGCGAAGCGCTGGCGCGGATGAAGATCGAGCAGTCGCTGCGTCTCGCCATCCTCGAGAAGCGCTTCTGCTGCGCGTTCCAGTCAAAGGTCGATATCCGCACCCAAGCCGTGAAGGGCATCGAGGCCCTGGTGCGTCTGCGCGACGACGAAGGCGTGATCCAGGCGCCCGGCTCGTTCATCGATCTTGCCAGCGAACTCGGGCTGATCGACGAGCTCACGCATCTGGTGCTCGCCGAGATCGTCAAGTCGATCGACCCGATCAACGACACGTTCGGCGCGGACGCGACCATCAGCATCAATGTCGCCGCCAAGCAGGCCGGCAACCCCGAGTTCATGCGCAGCTTTGCGCAGGCGCTGCAGGACACCGGCTTTCCGCAGCGTTTCATGATCGAGGTGACGGAAGACGCCTTCGTCGCCAAGAATCACTTCCAGGCCGAGATCCTGCCGATGTTCCGCAAGCTCGGCGTCGGCATCTCCATCGACGATTTCGGCATCGGCTATTCCTCGCTCTCGGCGCTCGCCGACATCACCGCCGACGAGATCAAGATCGACCGCTCCTTCATCACGGACATCCATAAACGTCCGCGCAGCCAGGGCATCCTGCGCGCGATCGAATCCTTGAGCGAGGCGCTCGGCATGACCGTGATCGCCGAAGGTCTCGAATCCTTCGAGGAACTCGCCTATCTCCAGGCCGCCACCAAGATCCGCTACGCGCAAGGCTATTATTTCGCGCGACCGATCTTCCTGGAGGAGCTGAAGCTCGCCACTCCCGCCTCGAGCGAGTCCCGCGGCAGCGTGTCCGCCCGCCCGATGCAGCAAAACCGCCAGGGCTATTCGCGCGCGAGCGGCTATCGGCGGTAG
- a CDS encoding winged helix-turn-helix transcriptional regulator, with the protein MARASARACPVAAFQKMISGKYKLRIVWDLKDGPRRYGEIRSGLLRGATGSAEITPRVLSRELKALTASGLIDRKDFGEVPPKVEYRLTRKGKSFVPVVAAIREWGERNLSETAALADAAE; encoded by the coding sequence ATGGCAAGAGCTTCCGCACGTGCCTGCCCGGTCGCAGCGTTCCAGAAGATGATCAGCGGCAAGTACAAGCTGCGCATCGTCTGGGACTTGAAGGACGGCCCGCGCCGCTATGGCGAGATCCGCAGCGGCCTATTGCGCGGCGCGACCGGCAGCGCCGAGATCACCCCGCGCGTGCTCAGCCGCGAGTTGAAGGCGCTGACCGCGAGCGGTCTGATCGATCGCAAGGATTTCGGCGAGGTCCCGCCCAAGGTCGAATATCGCCTCACCCGCAAGGGCAAGAGTTTCGTGCCTGTGGTGGCGGCCATCCGCGAATGGGGCGAGCGTAACCTGAGCGAGACGGCGGCGCTGGCAGACGCCGCCGAATAA
- a CDS encoding sensor histidine kinase, whose protein sequence is MGKLIEQFRKGWQGVAPPSFGLSITFAVACLLVATLARWGLAHVRPDVYFTPYFPAVFFAAAFGGARVGVVTALVGGVLGVIVNFSDFSADRARFVLLTLYWAVSALTIWGVEHYRTMLAEQRRISRRLIEEEDYRKVLVDELQHRLKNKLSTVHAVLHQVLHDEPQVWARIDPRLRSLAATDDLISRIDKAGCDIRDLLISELGPYGHVRFTLNGERLFLPPKLAVTLSLMFHELATNAGKYGAFSSPRGLLQVSWTVSDDRLTITWDETEGPTIGEISAPGFGTKLLKSALSAFDGKTETSYLKTGLHCIMQCRIPKSE, encoded by the coding sequence ATGGGGAAGCTGATCGAGCAATTCCGCAAGGGCTGGCAGGGCGTGGCGCCGCCATCGTTCGGCCTGAGCATTACGTTTGCGGTCGCCTGCCTGCTGGTCGCGACCCTGGCTCGCTGGGGCCTCGCGCATGTGCGCCCCGACGTCTACTTCACGCCGTACTTTCCGGCCGTATTCTTTGCCGCCGCCTTCGGGGGTGCTCGGGTCGGCGTGGTGACCGCACTCGTCGGCGGCGTGCTCGGCGTGATCGTGAATTTCAGCGATTTCTCCGCCGATCGCGCCCGATTCGTCCTGCTGACACTGTATTGGGCCGTCTCGGCGCTCACCATTTGGGGGGTCGAGCACTACCGCACCATGCTGGCCGAGCAGCGGCGGATCTCCCGCCGTCTGATCGAGGAAGAGGATTATCGCAAGGTTCTGGTCGACGAGTTGCAGCACCGGCTGAAGAACAAGCTGTCGACCGTGCATGCCGTGCTGCACCAGGTACTGCACGACGAGCCGCAGGTCTGGGCCCGGATCGACCCGCGGTTGCGATCGCTGGCCGCAACCGACGATCTGATCTCGCGGATCGACAAGGCCGGCTGCGACATCCGCGACCTGCTGATCTCCGAGCTCGGCCCCTACGGCCATGTCCGCTTCACCCTCAACGGCGAGCGGCTGTTCCTGCCGCCGAAGCTGGCGGTCACGCTGTCGTTGATGTTTCACGAGCTCGCCACCAATGCCGGCAAATACGGCGCATTCTCCTCGCCGCGCGGACTGTTGCAGGTGTCATGGACGGTCAGCGACGATCGCCTCACCATCACCTGGGACGAAACCGAGGGACCGACCATCGGCGAAATCTCTGCGCCCGGCTTCGGCACCAAGCTGCTGAAATCGGCACTCTCCGCCTTCGACGGCAAGACCGAGACCTCCTATTTGAAGACCGGCCTGCATTGCATCATGCAATGTCGCATTCCCAAAAGCGAATAG
- a CDS encoding cytochrome P450, which yields MSMQAGPTPPKRNQLKHIPGDEGWPIIGKTLQVLADPKGHIEANGRKYGPVYRTHVFGETSVVLLGPEANELVMFDQQKQFSSEHGWNPVLGRLFPRGLMLLDFDEHRLHRKALSVAFKSGPMKSYLSNLDRGISARVAQWKANPGEMQLYPAMKQLTLDLAATSFLGADIGPEVDEINRAFVDMVAAAVAPIRRPLPGTQMARGVKGRKRIIAYFREQIPLRRGNHGGDDLFSHLCRATHENGAPLSDQDIIDHMSFLMMAAHDTLTSSLTSFVGELAAHPDWQQKLRDEVSALGLSADAPTSFDDLDKLPMTEMAFKEALRIKPPVPSMPRRAVRDFSFRGFDIPAGTSVGVNPLYTHHMKDIWPEPDRFDPLRFTEEAQRNRHRFAWVPFGGGAHMCLGLHFAYMQAKCFARHFLQNVEVSLEPGYKPDWQMWPIPKPKDGLRVRVKAIS from the coding sequence ATGTCGATGCAGGCTGGGCCGACGCCGCCCAAGCGCAATCAGCTGAAGCACATTCCGGGAGACGAGGGCTGGCCGATCATCGGCAAGACCCTGCAGGTGCTGGCCGATCCCAAGGGCCATATCGAGGCGAACGGGCGGAAATACGGGCCGGTGTATCGCACCCATGTATTCGGCGAGACCAGCGTCGTGCTGCTCGGGCCCGAGGCCAACGAACTCGTGATGTTCGACCAGCAGAAGCAGTTCTCGTCCGAGCATGGCTGGAACCCGGTGCTCGGACGCCTATTCCCGCGCGGCCTGATGCTGCTCGATTTCGACGAGCACCGGCTGCATCGCAAGGCGCTGTCGGTCGCGTTCAAGTCCGGGCCGATGAAATCCTATCTCAGCAATCTCGATCGCGGCATCTCAGCGCGCGTCGCGCAGTGGAAGGCGAACCCCGGCGAGATGCAGCTTTACCCGGCGATGAAGCAGCTCACGCTCGATCTCGCCGCGACGTCCTTTCTCGGCGCCGACATCGGGCCGGAGGTCGATGAGATCAACCGCGCCTTCGTCGACATGGTGGCGGCCGCGGTCGCCCCGATCCGCCGCCCGCTACCCGGCACGCAGATGGCCAGAGGGGTGAAGGGACGCAAACGCATTATCGCATACTTCCGCGAGCAGATACCGTTGCGGCGCGGCAACCACGGCGGCGACGATCTGTTTTCGCATCTCTGCCGCGCCACCCATGAGAACGGTGCGCCCTTGTCCGACCAGGACATCATCGACCACATGAGCTTCCTGATGATGGCCGCACACGACACGCTGACCTCGTCGCTGACGTCCTTCGTCGGCGAGCTCGCGGCGCATCCCGACTGGCAGCAGAAGCTGCGCGACGAAGTCTCTGCGCTTGGCCTTTCGGCCGATGCGCCGACGAGCTTCGACGATCTCGACAAGCTGCCGATGACGGAGATGGCTTTCAAGGAGGCGCTGCGGATCAAGCCGCCGGTGCCATCCATGCCGCGTCGCGCGGTGCGCGACTTCTCCTTCAGGGGATTCGACATTCCGGCCGGCACCTCGGTCGGGGTCAATCCGCTTTACACGCACCATATGAAAGACATCTGGCCGGAACCGGATCGCTTCGATCCCCTGCGCTTCACCGAAGAGGCCCAGCGCAATCGGCATCGCTTCGCCTGGGTCCCGTTCGGCGGCGGGGCGCATATGTGCCTCGGACTGCATTTCGCCTACATGCAGGCGAAATGTTTCGCGCGGCACTTCCTGCAGAACGTCGAGGTGTCGCTGGAGCCTGGCTATAAGCCGGACTGGCAGATGTGGCCGATCCCGAAGCCGAAGGATGGGTTGCGGGTGCGTGTGAAAGCGATCTCGTAG
- a CDS encoding MFS transporter — protein sequence MHQIVTKPVDSTRRWWVLAIVVAAQFMFGVDAFVVNVAIPTIAIELKATPAQIESVIAIYLIAYATLVVTGGRLGDIHGTKNVFLAGVVGFAVTSLWCGLAQSGTELIVARLAQGATAALMVPQVLATLHLLFTDEARSRAFGIYGIVLGLAGAAGFLLGGLLVTIDLAHTGWRAVFFVNVPCGLVIAMAAWRIMPTVPRRPATKLDIKGSLVLFAGLLCLIGPLLFGHDFGWAPSLWAVMAGGGAILFAFLRLERAVARIGGMPLIDLTLLSDAAFLRGLGAAFFFFVANLSFYLVMTLFMQRGLKIAPLAAGLAFVPLALAFVVASRHSAARAKHRGTKVLIEGCALQIAGLAALAVAAIDVDAPTPLMLALVMIIFGYGQGLVMAPLSAAVLSTVKPVAAGSASGMYGTIAQIGNAAGVAAIGAVFFAVESLQSARAGFLVSLALFAALIMICAAFLSWMRRVSARS from the coding sequence ATGCATCAAATCGTCACAAAACCTGTCGATTCGACCCGCCGCTGGTGGGTGCTGGCGATCGTTGTCGCCGCGCAGTTCATGTTCGGCGTCGACGCGTTCGTCGTCAACGTCGCCATTCCCACCATCGCGATCGAGCTGAAGGCGACGCCTGCGCAGATCGAGTCCGTCATCGCGATCTATCTGATCGCGTATGCCACACTGGTCGTCACCGGCGGCCGTCTCGGCGACATCCACGGCACCAAGAACGTGTTTCTCGCCGGCGTGGTCGGCTTTGCAGTGACGTCGCTGTGGTGCGGTCTCGCGCAATCCGGGACCGAGTTGATCGTTGCCCGTCTGGCGCAGGGCGCGACCGCGGCGCTGATGGTGCCGCAGGTGCTGGCGACGCTGCACCTGCTTTTCACCGACGAAGCGCGCAGCCGCGCCTTCGGCATCTACGGCATCGTGCTGGGGCTTGCGGGCGCCGCGGGCTTTCTGCTCGGCGGTCTCTTGGTCACGATCGACCTCGCCCACACCGGCTGGCGCGCGGTGTTCTTCGTCAACGTGCCCTGCGGCCTCGTCATTGCGATGGCGGCCTGGCGCATCATGCCGACGGTGCCGCGGCGACCGGCCACCAAGCTCGACATCAAGGGCAGCCTGGTTCTGTTCGCCGGCTTGTTGTGCCTGATCGGTCCGCTGCTGTTCGGCCACGATTTCGGCTGGGCGCCGTCGCTGTGGGCCGTGATGGCAGGCGGCGGTGCGATCCTGTTCGCATTCCTGCGGCTCGAACGCGCCGTGGCGCGCATCGGCGGCATGCCGCTGATCGATCTGACGCTGCTCTCGGATGCCGCGTTCCTGCGCGGGCTCGGCGCCGCCTTCTTTTTCTTCGTCGCCAATCTCTCGTTCTACCTGGTGATGACGCTGTTCATGCAGCGCGGCTTGAAGATTGCGCCGCTCGCCGCGGGACTCGCCTTCGTTCCGCTCGCGCTCGCTTTCGTCGTGGCCTCGCGCCACAGCGCCGCGCGCGCGAAGCATCGCGGCACCAAGGTGTTGATCGAAGGCTGCGCGCTGCAGATCGCGGGCCTCGCCGCGCTTGCGGTTGCTGCAATTGACGTCGATGCGCCGACGCCGCTCATGCTCGCCCTTGTCATGATCATCTTCGGCTACGGCCAGGGCCTCGTGATGGCGCCGCTGTCGGCGGCGGTGCTCTCGACCGTGAAGCCGGTCGCGGCCGGTTCGGCCTCCGGCATGTATGGCACCATTGCGCAGATCGGAAATGCGGCCGGAGTGGCCGCAATCGGCGCGGTGTTCTTCGCTGTCGAATCGCTGCAATCAGCGCGCGCAGGATTCCTCGTCTCGCTCGCGCTGTTTGCGGCGTTAATCATGATCTGCGCCGCATTCCTGTCATGGATGCGTCGCGTATCTGCGCGAAGTTGA
- a CDS encoding extracellular catalytic domain type 1 short-chain-length polyhydroxyalkanoate depolymerase, giving the protein MSLARNVDLLRRLPKLDGLRLPDFGASAGASSPLQEVTGFGDNPGALRMFAFVPAQMQKPHALVVVLHGCGQTAATYDLGAGWSTLARHYGFALLMPEQQRINNANTCFNWFNPEDTARDSGEARSIREMITHMVEAHRIDPRRIFITGLSAGGGMTSVMLATYPEVFAAGAVIAGLPYGIASNLREALDGMFHSPERPERELGDFVRRASNHRGPWPKISVWHGSADRTVNPGNANEIVKQWLDLHDLPATPMAETNVDGYPRQAWWNKDGETLVESYAITGMAHGTPLGLADNDQRYGVEGAFLIEAGISSSYHIAKFFGLTGWIQDAKKAEAKPTPAPHLARTIRTKVAEDKAEPNREPRGFDLGQIITRALTAAGLMK; this is encoded by the coding sequence GTGTCGCTTGCCCGTAATGTCGATCTCTTGAGACGCTTGCCAAAGCTGGATGGCCTGCGCCTGCCCGACTTCGGCGCGAGCGCCGGTGCCTCCAGCCCGCTGCAGGAGGTCACCGGCTTCGGCGACAATCCAGGAGCCTTGCGCATGTTCGCGTTCGTGCCGGCGCAAATGCAGAAGCCGCACGCGCTCGTGGTCGTGCTGCATGGCTGCGGCCAGACCGCCGCGACGTACGATCTCGGCGCGGGCTGGTCGACGCTGGCACGCCACTACGGTTTTGCGCTTCTCATGCCCGAGCAGCAGCGCATCAACAACGCCAACACCTGCTTCAACTGGTTCAACCCCGAGGACACCGCGCGCGACAGCGGCGAGGCGCGATCGATCCGCGAGATGATCACGCATATGGTCGAGGCGCATCGCATCGATCCCAGGCGCATCTTCATCACCGGCCTCTCCGCCGGCGGCGGCATGACCTCGGTGATGCTCGCGACCTATCCCGAAGTGTTCGCGGCCGGTGCGGTGATTGCCGGATTGCCCTACGGCATCGCCTCGAACCTGCGTGAAGCGCTGGACGGCATGTTCCATTCCCCTGAGAGGCCCGAGCGCGAGCTCGGCGATTTCGTGCGGCGGGCCTCGAACCATCGCGGGCCCTGGCCGAAGATTTCGGTGTGGCACGGCAGCGCCGATCGCACCGTCAACCCCGGCAACGCTAACGAGATCGTCAAGCAGTGGCTCGATCTGCATGATCTGCCGGCGACGCCGATGGCCGAGACCAATGTCGACGGCTATCCGCGCCAGGCCTGGTGGAACAAGGACGGCGAGACGCTGGTCGAGTCCTACGCCATCACAGGCATGGCCCATGGCACGCCGCTTGGACTTGCCGACAATGACCAGCGCTACGGCGTCGAAGGCGCGTTTCTGATCGAGGCCGGCATTTCGTCGTCCTACCACATCGCGAAGTTCTTCGGCCTCACGGGGTGGATCCAGGATGCGAAGAAGGCGGAGGCAAAGCCGACGCCCGCGCCGCATCTCGCCCGCACGATCCGGACGAAGGTCGCAGAAGACAAGGCCGAGCCGAACCGCGAGCCTCGCGGCTTCGATCTCGGCCAGATCATCACCCGCGCGCTGACCGCCGCCGGCTTGATGAAGTAG
- a CDS encoding LLM class flavin-dependent oxidoreductase, translated as MARLKFGAFLAPHHPIGEHPMLQFRRDLDLVEQLDALGYDEFWCGEHHSSGWEMIASPEMFLAAAGERTKRIKLGTGVVSLPYHHPFNVAQRMVQLDHMTGGRAIFGSGPGALASDAHTLGIDPMTQRDRQDEAIAVIRRLFNGERVTAKSDWFTMNDAALQILPLQEEMPFVVASQISPSGMTLAGKYGIGIISLGSMTTQGLMSLRQQWQFAEDAAKKHGTRVDRADWRVLLTFHIAETREQARKEAGAGLMRWHNEYNVGTLQRPGLTAFSSPDEAVDKTAFVEGAASTIGTPDDLVKTIKNVMEVSGGVGAIIGFVHDWANPEATRRSWDMVARYVVPEINGYIDGLRRSQKFVIENRAIFERAGQAVMAKIMENEKAAEALKVTGPGRVAIPAVNAPDLQKEAAKQRG; from the coding sequence ATGGCGCGCCTGAAATTCGGAGCCTTCCTTGCCCCGCATCACCCGATCGGGGAGCATCCGATGCTCCAGTTCCGGCGCGATCTCGACCTGGTCGAGCAGCTCGATGCGCTCGGCTATGACGAGTTCTGGTGCGGCGAGCATCATTCGTCCGGCTGGGAGATGATCGCTTCGCCCGAGATGTTCCTGGCCGCCGCCGGCGAGCGCACCAAGCGGATCAAGCTCGGCACCGGCGTGGTGTCGCTCCCTTATCACCATCCCTTCAACGTTGCCCAGCGCATGGTGCAGCTCGACCACATGACCGGCGGCCGTGCCATCTTCGGCTCCGGCCCCGGCGCGCTGGCCTCCGACGCGCACACGCTCGGCATCGACCCGATGACGCAGCGCGATCGCCAGGACGAGGCGATCGCCGTGATCCGCCGCCTCTTCAACGGCGAGCGTGTCACCGCAAAGAGCGACTGGTTCACCATGAATGACGCGGCGCTGCAGATCCTGCCGCTGCAGGAGGAGATGCCGTTCGTGGTGGCCTCGCAGATCTCGCCATCGGGCATGACGCTCGCGGGCAAATACGGCATCGGCATCATCTCGCTGGGCTCGATGACGACGCAGGGCTTGATGTCGCTGCGGCAGCAATGGCAGTTCGCGGAAGATGCCGCCAAGAAGCACGGCACGAGGGTCGACCGCGCCGACTGGCGCGTGCTCCTGACCTTCCACATCGCCGAGACCCGCGAGCAGGCCCGCAAGGAAGCGGGCGCCGGACTGATGCGCTGGCACAACGAGTATAATGTCGGCACGCTGCAGCGTCCGGGCCTGACCGCATTCTCCTCGCCGGACGAAGCCGTCGACAAGACGGCCTTCGTCGAAGGTGCCGCATCCACCATCGGCACACCCGACGATCTCGTCAAAACCATCAAGAACGTCATGGAGGTGTCCGGCGGCGTCGGGGCCATCATCGGCTTCGTGCACGACTGGGCCAATCCGGAAGCGACCCGCCGGAGCTGGGACATGGTGGCACGCTACGTCGTGCCTGAAATCAACGGCTACATTGACGGCCTGCGCAGGTCGCAGAAATTCGTGATCGAGAACCGCGCGATCTTCGAGCGTGCGGGCCAGGCCGTGATGGCCAAGATCATGGAGAACGAGAAAGCCGCCGAGGCGCTGAAGGTGACCGGCCCCGGCCGCGTCGCCATTCCCGCCGTGAACGCGCCGGATCTGCAGAAGGAAGCGGCGAAGCAGCGGGGATAG
- a CDS encoding sigma-54 interaction domain-containing protein, with the protein MPSTSPDVSDPAYVRARAMVTLFERLEHLCEGAIAIDRRGRVIYVNEKYLTSLGLKHTSEAMGRPIEEVIPNSLMRKVVETGEPILLDIMELGGEQLVVTRMPIEDEQRNVIGAIGFVLYDHLESLKPLLARVAQLESDLRLARRQLSNARAARFTFADFVGKTSGIAQAKELAGRAARQNVTVLLTGETGTGKEMLAQAIHNASSRADKPFVSVNVAAIPDTLIESEFFGTAPGAYTGADRKGREGKFRVADGGTLFLDEIGEMPLQLQAKLLRVLQEREIEPLGSDKISKVDVRVVAATNVDLRKRVSDGAFRPDLYYRLNVLSIDLPPLRDCLDDLPEISARLLEDISATGDYLSAKITPSALSALARYDWPGNVRELRNVLERALILSDSGRLTGNDFARILPVGTDARPAATMRTAGIVVPYAEAEAEFEKHTLEQALAASNGQISEAAKMLRISRATFYKKLAKFGLASGPASV; encoded by the coding sequence ATGCCCAGCACTTCTCCTGATGTCAGCGATCCCGCCTATGTCCGCGCGCGGGCGATGGTGACGCTGTTCGAGCGGCTGGAGCATCTGTGCGAAGGCGCGATTGCGATCGACCGTCGCGGACGGGTCATCTACGTCAACGAGAAGTACCTCACCTCGCTCGGTCTCAAGCACACATCCGAGGCGATGGGACGGCCGATCGAGGAGGTGATTCCGAACAGCCTGATGCGGAAGGTGGTCGAAACAGGCGAGCCGATCCTGCTCGACATCATGGAGCTCGGCGGCGAGCAGCTCGTGGTGACGCGCATGCCGATCGAGGACGAGCAGCGCAACGTCATCGGCGCGATCGGCTTCGTGCTCTATGATCATCTGGAGAGTCTCAAGCCGCTGCTTGCCCGGGTCGCCCAGCTCGAGAGCGATCTGCGGCTGGCGCGGCGGCAATTGTCGAACGCTCGCGCGGCACGCTTCACCTTTGCCGACTTCGTCGGCAAGACTTCAGGGATCGCGCAGGCCAAGGAGCTCGCCGGCCGCGCCGCCCGGCAGAACGTCACCGTCCTGCTCACAGGCGAGACAGGAACGGGCAAGGAGATGCTGGCGCAGGCCATCCACAACGCTTCCTCCCGCGCCGACAAACCGTTCGTCAGCGTCAACGTCGCGGCGATCCCGGACACGCTGATCGAATCGGAATTTTTCGGCACCGCGCCCGGCGCCTATACCGGCGCCGATCGCAAGGGTCGCGAGGGAAAGTTCCGGGTCGCCGACGGCGGCACGCTGTTTCTCGACGAGATCGGCGAGATGCCGCTGCAATTGCAGGCCAAGCTGCTGCGCGTGCTGCAGGAGCGCGAGATCGAGCCGCTCGGATCGGACAAGATCTCGAAAGTGGACGTGCGCGTGGTCGCCGCCACCAACGTGGACTTGCGCAAGCGCGTCAGCGACGGTGCGTTCCGGCCCGACCTCTATTACCGCCTCAACGTGCTCTCGATCGACCTGCCGCCGCTGCGCGACTGCCTCGACGATCTCCCCGAGATCAGCGCCCGGCTGCTCGAGGACATCAGCGCCACCGGCGATTATCTCAGCGCCAAGATCACGCCGAGCGCGCTGTCGGCGCTCGCCCGCTACGACTGGCCGGGCAATGTCCGCGAGCTTCGCAACGTCCTGGAGCGCGCGCTGATCCTGAGCGATTCCGGGCGGCTCACCGGCAACGACTTCGCCCGCATCCTCCCCGTCGGCACGGATGCGAGGCCCGCGGCGACGATGCGGACCGCCGGCATTGTGGTGCCCTATGCCGAGGCCGAGGCCGAGTTCGAGAAGCACACGCTCGAGCAGGCGCTCGCCGCCAGCAACGGGCAGATCTCCGAAGCCGCCAAGATGCTGCGCATCTCGCGCGCGACGTTCTACAAGAAGCTCGCCAAATTCGGCCTCGCCTCAGGACCGGCCTCCGTCTGA